The Salvelinus alpinus chromosome 14, SLU_Salpinus.1, whole genome shotgun sequence genomic sequence GAAAACTACAACAAATAGCAAAGGATGTTTACTATAAGCTAGTCTGAAGGACCAATTTATTTTGCATATTGTAGCTCTTGTTCTCATTGCCCATTGCCTGCTTATTTCCTTGACAACCCACCCTTAGCTACCTGCAGACAAGTGCCTTGTTGGCAGGTGATGCCAATCTGACCAATGAGGAAAGGATTCACTTCTGTCAGGAGATCCTGACTTTCGCCAACCAATCAACAGACAGCAAGGGTAAGCAGCCAGTCATAGCAGATTATTTTAGTCAGTCAACATGGTTTAGGTCTAccccctgttcctggagagctactctcctgtcctgtaggttttcgctccaaccccagtcgTAACTAACCTGGGCCTCGTTCGATTGCCAAACGTTTTCGAATGTTTGCGGATTAGAAATGCCGTTGATTTCGAGCCgacgtgattccttattctacatgtcagagaggcGTGTTTGTTCTACGTAACATATTTATAACGGAAAGTTCCAGAACGTTGCGTCCTGCTGAACGTGTCAGGTGTGCTAGGTTAGTGTTGGATCCCTGATGTAGATCCATCCATTGACACGTTATTATATTTCACCgtgcccctgtctctctctctcccttcacctcttATCCCTCTACAGCCCAGAAGGTGACGCTCGGTATGAGTTCTTTCGCCCAGCTCAAGCAGCTGCAGTTCCGCCCGGCAACAGCCACGGTGCACTCTGGCACCGCCCTGCAGGTAGAGTTGTGTCTGCGCAGCTTGATGCCTGTGGCCGTGCCTCTGGAGCAACTGGCTGCCAGTGTTCACTTAAATCTGGAGCAGGGAGAGACTAACGGGAAGACCAGGGGGCCAGAGAGACGGCTATACCCAGGGACGGTGGTTTTCCCCCTGGGTAACTCCTCAGCGATGCCCCCCTCCGCTGCTGGTCCTTCTCCGGAGCTGGAAGAGATCCAGGACCGCAGTCCCTCGGACCCTCGTAGCCTCAACTCCACCGGCATGGTGTGTAAGAACACACACCTGGTCATGCGTCGTCATGACAGCAGCCCGTCACCGGACACGCCCAACCTTGTCAGCCCAGTTCCTGTTGTCATGGATGACGGGGCAAATATGCTAATGAGCGGTGATGTCACTCTGCTGCTGGGCAACAACAGCATTGTCTTCAGTGTACCAGTAAGACCCTTATTATAATGCTGTGATTGTCCTCTTCCACAGGACAGGGCTGTTACTGCAAATATAGGACGTCATTATCACATGAGATTGTAGATTGTCCATTGActcttatctctctttctctctctctccccctctctttctccctctctcgctccctctctctctcttgctccctccctctttctccctccccctctctctctcactccctccctccctctttatccctccccctctctctctcgctccctccctcttactccctccccctctctctctctctccctccctccctccctccctccctccctctttctcttcctccctctttctctccctccctctttctctccccctctctctctctccctctttctctccctctttctccctccccctctctctctctctctctctccctctttctctccctctctccctccccctttctctccctctttctccctccccctttcgctctctccctctctctctctctctctctccctccctctctctcccccggtgTAGAGTCAGGAGCTGGGTACCTATACGTTGCGTCAGCTGTGTGCCACAGTGGGCCAGGTCCAGTTTATCCTCCCTCACATCTCTCCTCTGGTCCACTATGAGGTCTATTCTCAGGAGCCCCAGCTCACTGTGGAGCCCCtcacaggtctctctctctctctctctctctgacacatttAGTTTGAGTTATTTGCACCAAAGAAAACaagtgatagacaacaatacagaTAAAAACGAAATGTAATAAAACGGTATACAGGTATGGTTGGAATCCAAGAGCTTATATGAAAAACAAACCACAAAAAAACTAGATAcaagtacaaaaataaaaataggtTTGTTAAAACAGATTAAACAACTACTAATTGAAAGACTCAAATTTTGTCTAtgatacacacagttgaagttaCTGATATAATAACACCTGTACTAGCACACACCTCTAACTTCCTTCTTACTGGACacggagacataaaaatggtatccacgagttcatctgactctggggacgTAGATACAGGGCCTCATTGACAAAAtccagaagtatccctttaagaaacattttgcaacagaatctgCGGACCCCGGTGGCAAAAAATTTATAAAaccgaaagcttaccttgacttggaagagttacagtgttggatagcctagcttgctagccaacatatatagcattcctctctgtttgagtcaggATGTTGAGTAGGCTTAAATGAGCAGTAAGTGAAAGGTAAACTGAGAAAAAAAGTACCCTCTccctctttgagtcaactactcaccacattttatgcactgcagtgcttatgctttcagtactagattcattctctgatcctttgattggatggacaacatgtgagttcatgctgcaagagctctgataggttggggGACGTCCTCTGCAAGTCGTCATAATTACTGTataggtctatggaagggggtgagaaccatgagcctcctaggttttgtattgaagtcaatgtacccagaggaggacagaagctgtCTGTCCTCCGGCTATACCATGGTgccaatagaactgtttggccttaatgaccatcgttatgtttggaggaaaaagggggaggcttgcaagccgaagaacaccatcccaaccgtgaagcacaggggtggcagcatcatgttgtgggggtgctttgctgcaggagggactggtgcacttcacaaaatagatggcatcctgAAGAAGGAagattatgtagatatattgaagcaacatctaaagacatcagtcaggaagttaaagcttggtcgcaaatgggtcttccaaatggacaatgaccccaagcatacatccaaagttgtggcataatggcttaaggacaacgaagtcaaggtattggagtggccatcacaaagccttgacctcaatcctcaagaaaatttgtgggcagaactgaaattgtttgcgagcaaggaggcctacaaacctgactccgttacaccagctctgtcaggaggaatgggccaaaattcattgTGGGAAGCAtgttgaaggctacccgaaacatttgacccaagttaaacaatttaaaggcaatgctaccatatacgaattgagtgtatgtaaacttctgacccactgggaatgtgatgaaataaataattctctactattattctgacatttcacattcttaaaataaagtggtgatcctaactgacctaagacagagaatttttactaggattaaatgtcaggaattgtaataaaaaaaactgaatttaaatgtatttggctaagatgtatgtaaacttccaaaatCAACTGTATAAGGACTTTGAAATGATTTATGCTTTATACTTTAACTTTTTCTTTTGATTCAGAAGTATATTtttgaaattacatttacttttgaaacttaagtatatttaaaaccaaatacttttagacttttactcaagtagtattttactggggtacttttacttgagtcattttctattagggtatctttacttttactacagTTTGGcttttgggtactttttccaccactgtccaTACTGTGTTTTCCTTGTCTTAAGTGTGCTTTTACCCTTTGTCCTATGATTTTGATATAGGACAATTTCATTGCTGTTTTGTGTAATGCATttagtgtttaaaaaaatatttatattgttTTTGGTGACTGTCATGTATTAAAAATGTTAAATACAATGTTTGAAATGACCATTTTCAAaaacacacactgtctctgtctcagacCAGCTGCTGGCAGGCCTCCCCCAGAGGGCAAAGGTCAGGTTGCAGACAGGTCACTACACTGTGAAGAAGGGAGACGCCCTGCAGCTCACTAACATAGATAGCATGCccatcctcacctcctcctcctgcccTGCTACCACCCTCAACAGCACTGCAGGTCAGAACAGAGGAATCGTGAGAAATTTTCACATATGAAATTCGGTTCCCTGGTTCGGTATCCTGGAGCAtttctacaacaacaaaaaataagttTTGCTTTCATAAGGCCTGAAAATAACAGTTTCAGGATGTGATTTGCAAGACGCATAATTCTACATGATGTTATTAGCAAGCTAGTTTGTTTACAATGAACGAAAAGTTACACGCGAATTGCGCTGCCGCGTCACAATACCTGGCACTCGTTTCAGCCAGGGTTCGTTTGCGTTTCACACATGCTTTATGGCTCGGATGAGCACACTAAATGCTCCAGGATCCGGACATGTGAACACACCCTAAGTTGTATCCTGATCCTAGCTGTAGTTTTCTGCTCGTCCGTGTCTTCCTTCTCAACTTAGTTCCGCACCAATCATCCTTCCTCATCCCTCACTGAGTAtctcattttttttctctctctcttcctctgtcctctcgtctcctctgcaGAGCGTGTGGATGAGAGTGTTCTGTTCATCCAGTCGTCTGACAAAGTGACCTGtatctctctacctcccacccCTCCCTATCACACCCTGGAGTTTCAGCTGGAGGTACTGTGTGTCATCCCTTCTGACCCAGTCCGGCCCGAGAACCAGAGACTCACAAACGGAGAGATACGCCACCGGCCCCGGAGCTACAACCTCCCCGATAACCACATGACCGCCATCAACCAGAGGGTACTGAGGACAGAGATATGTTTACACAATACATGATCTTGTTAATAGCAATGCAGGATAAATAACGTAGGTAGTGATTTTCAATGACTTTCAGGCTTTGTTATGCATTtcgtctacagtcgtggccaaaagttttgagaatgacacaaataatttccacatagtctgctgcttcagtgtctttagatatttttgtcagatgttactatggaatactgaagtataattacaagcatttcatacgtgtcaaaggcttttattgacaattacatgaagttgatgcaaagagtcaatatttgcagtgttgacccttctttttcaagacctctgcaatccgccctggcatgagGTCAATTAACATTTcttggccacatcctgactgatggcagcccattcttgcataatcaatgcttggagtttggcagaatttgtgggtttttgtttgtccacccgcctcttgaggtttgaccacaagttctcaatgggattaagttctggggagtttcctggccatggacccaaaatatcaatgttttgtttcccgagccacttagttatctcttttgccttatggcaaggtgctccatcatgctggaaaaggcattgttcgtcaccaaactgttcctggatggttgggagaagttgctctcggaggatgtgttggtaccattctttattcatggctgtgttcttaggcaaaattgtgagtgagcccactcccttggctgagaagcaaccccacacatgaatggtctcaggatgctttactgttggcatgacacaggactgatggtagcgctcaccttgtcttctccggacaagcttttttctgtcCCTGATATTTTtcttggagagaagtggcttctttgctgcccttcttgacaccaggccattctCCAAAAgacttcgcctcactgtgcgttcAGAtgtactcacacctgcctgctgccattcctgagcaagctctgtactggtagtGCCCCGAtgctgcagctgaatcaactttaggagatggtcctggcgcttgctggactttcttgggcgccctgacaccttcttcacaacaattgaaccgctctccttgaagttcttgatgatccgataagtggttgatttaggtgcaatcttactggcagcaatatccttgcctgtgaagccctttttgtgcaaagcaatgatgacagcacgtgtttccttgcaggtaaacCATGGttaacagaggaagaacaatgattccaagcaccaccctccttttgaagcttccagtctgttattcaaactcaatcagcatgacagagtgctCTCCAGCCTTGtactcatcaacactcacacctgtgttaacgagagaatcactgacatgatgtcagctggtccttttgtggcagagctgaaatgcagtggaaatgtttttggggattcagttcatttgcatggcaaagagggactttgcaattaattgtaattcacctgatcactcttcataacattctggagtatatgcaaattgccatcatacaaactgaagcagcagactttgtgaaattAATATTTgcgtcattctcaacttttggccacgactgtacattgtcAAGTCAAATATTATTTTTCTTAATTTATAAAGAATTGGATGGCTTATTTTGAATGGAGACAAGTAACATATTCTGTCattgtctctgtctgttctctgtgcACAGATGTCTATAGACTGTCCCTGGTCCATCTACTCCACTCCAATATCCCTCACCTTCTACATCCCCTTTAAGGCCAAGCACTCACTACTGTCAGCAGGGAACAGGTAAACCCTCACTACTATCAGCAGGGAACAGGTAAACCCTCACTTCTATCAGCAGGGAACAGGTAAACTCTCACTTCTATCAGCAGGGAACAGGTAAACCCTCACTACTATCAGCAGGGAACAGGTAAACCCTCACTACTATCAGCAGGGAACAGGTAAACCCTCACTTCTATCAGCAGGGAACAGGTAAACTCTCACTACTATCAGCAGGGAACAGGTAAACCCTCACTACTGTCAGCAGGGAACAGGTAAACCCTCACTACTATCAGCAGGAAACAGGTAAACTCTCACTACTATCAGCAGGGAACAGGTAAACCCTCACTACTATCAGCAGGGAACAGGTAAACCCTCACTTCTATCAGCAGGGAACAGGTAAACTCTCACTTCTATCAGCAGGGAACAGGTAAACCCTCACTACTATCAGCAGGGAACAGGTAAACCCTCACTACTATCAGCAGGGAACAGGTAAACCCTCACTTCTATCAGCAGGGAACAGGTAAACTCTCACTACTATCAGCAGGGAACAGGTAAACCCTCACTACTGTCAGCAGGGAACAGGTAAACCCTCACTACTATCAGCAGGAAACAGGTAAACTCTCACTACTATCAGCAGGGAACAGGTAAACCCTCACTACTGTCAGCAGGGAACAGGTAAACCCTCACTACTGTCAGCAGGGAACAGGTAAACCCTCACTACTGTCAGCAGGGAACAGGTAAACCCTCACTACTGTCAGCAGGGAACAGGTAAACCCTCACTACTGTCAGCAGGGAACAGGTAAACCCTCACTACTATCAGCAGGGAACAGGTAAACCCTCACTACTGTCAGCAGGGAACAGGTAAACCCTCACTGCTGTCAGCAGGGAACAGGTAAACCCTTACTACGGTCAGCAGGGAACAGGTAAACACTCACTACGGTCAGCAGGGAACAAGTAAACCCTCACTACTGTCAGCAGGGAACAGGTAAACCCTCACTACTGTCAGCAGGGAACAGGTAAACCCTCACTACTGTCAGCAGGGAACAGGTAAACCCTCACTACTGTCAGCAGGGAACAGGTAAACCCTCACTACTATCAGCAGGGAACAGGTAAACCCTCACTACTGTCAGCAGGGAACAGGTAAACCCTCACTGCTGTCAGCAGGGAACAGGTAAACCCTTACTACGGTCAGCAGGGAACAGGTAAACACTCACTACGGTCAGCAGGGAACAGGTAAACCCTCACTACTGTCAGCAGGGAACAGGTAAACCCTCACTACTGTCAGCAGGGAACAGGTAAACCCTCACTACTGTCAGCAGGGAACAGGTAAACCCTCACTACTGTCAGCAGGGAACAGGTAAACCGGGGAAACAACACCTAGTATTCaaatcttaccctacgaggtccggggtactgctggttttctgtttgtAGATCTGAAAGAATTTGACCTTTTGACCGCTACCCTTTGACTTGACTCACAGGAAGTACATCCAGGTGTGCCTACAGAACGTGTCAGATGTGACCTTTCACCTGATGGACCAGAGGCtaacagagaaacatcatgagtCCTCTctggagctgcagtccctcaacACTAAAGCACAACAGGTAACTTAACAATGAGCCATCATAAGAGTCATAAGCTCTGACAAGTCTTAATATCAGCAATATTCCAATAGCCCTATTTTCATCACAGATTTAAGATCTTCACTTTTGTAACTTTCACTTGATGTATGGtggttctctctctatatatagttGGTGTACAGTAAGCAGTGTGTGGTTCTTTCTCTGTATATAGTTGGTGTGCAGTAAGCAGAGTGTGTACTACGTATGGGATGTGAGGTGGAAGGAAAACATGCCACTCTGTCTACAGTGTGTGTTCTCTGCCAGCTTCTCTTCTGCTTCTGAGGAAGTGTCAGCCTTCAAACCCTACCACTACGCATTTCAACTGGAGAGAGTGACAGTGAGTAGCCTAATGTACCTGGTACCTACCTGATCCTGTcagcttaaaggcccagtgcagtcaaagtTCTGTTTTacctgtgttttgtatcatattgtacaacagctgatgaaactaacactgtaaaagtgtgaaacaTTTTCATCAATGTTTATTTCCTGGTCATTTCtgattgaaaatacaatctacacaggtcCTACTAATCAGCAGATTTGCATGGGTGGAGTTTTGGCTTGCCTGGCGACATCACCAGGCCGtgtaagttaatagaccaataacagagtttcaaacctctccaccaataacagctagttttcaggttcCATATCCCTCCCATTAGGCTCGTCCAATTATGCCCCTCatttagaccactcccagacagtcataGCAAAATTATTGCTTTAGCTTTTTGCTAAACAGCtacttttgtttctttttttacaatttttactGTGTTCTACCCTACTGTGTTCCACTCTACACCTGTGTTCCACTCTACATCTGTGTTTCACTCTACACCTGTGTTTCACTCTACACCTGTGTTTCACTCTACACCTGTGTTCCACTCTACATCTGTGTTTCACTCTACATCTGTGTTTCACTCTACACCTGTGTTTCACTCTACGTCTGTGTTTCACTCTACGTCTGTGTTTCACTCTATGTCTGTTTCACTCTACGTCTGTGTTTCACTCTATGTCTGTTTCACTCTACGTCTGTGTTTCACTCTACACCTGTGTTTCACTCTACGTCTGTGTTTCACTCTACACCTGTGTTTCACTCTACACCTGTGTTCCACTCTATATCTGTGTTCTACATCTGTGTTCTACTTTATATCTGTGTTCTACATCTGTGTTCTACTTTATATCTGTGTTCTACATCTGTGTTCTGCATCTGTGTTCCACTCTATATCTGTGTTCTACTTTATATCTGTGTTCTACATCTGTGTTCTACTTTATATCTGTGTTCTACATCTGTGTTCTGCATCTGTGTTCCACTCTATATCTGTGTTCTACTTTATATCTGTGTTCTACATCTGTGTTCTACTTTATATCTGTGTTCTACATCTGTGTTCTGCATCTGTGTTCTACTTTATATCTGTGTTCTACATCTTTGTTCTACTTTATATCTGTGTtctgcagggttggggtcaattgtAATtagtcagtcaattcagaaagtaaactgaAAAGTAGAAAATATGTTTTTCAAAAGTTGTTCATTTCTTTTAAATTCAAATCAgttcctgaattcaaaattgagcccaaccctggtgtGTTGTGTTGCAGACACTGTACTGTGTGAGGGCAGAGATCATGCCTGCGGCTGGTCAACAAAACTGTCACTCTGGCTCCCTCTGTGGGCTGGAGATGTCCATCACACGACTGGCTGAACctgaggatgatgaggatgatcgagggacagaggagaaaaggcagacagagacaaaggAGGTCTGCTCCACCAAGCTCATGTATAAAGGTAAGTGTGCATAAACTCATAAAGTGGGTTTACGTtatagtcgtgtgtgtgtgtgtgtgtgtgtgtgtgtgtgtgtgtgtgtgtgtgtgtgtgtgtgtgtgtggtgagccATTAAACCCATCTCTGTTCTCCCCCAGTGGCAGACAGCAGCAGTAGCTGGGTGGTGTATGGCAGAAGCTCAGGGCTGGTGTCCATGCCAACGGATGCTAATGCCAACCACAGGGTACAGGTTGAGTTGATGCCCCTGTTCGCTGGCCACCTGCCATTCCCTGACATCGAGGTGTTTAAGTACCTACCTCCCAGTGCCAACTCCGCCAGCCAACCTGATACAGGTGAGTCCTACCTCCCTCCTTCAGGCTCTCACAGTGGCTTGACTCTCACAGTGGCTTGACTCTCACAGAGGCTTGACTCTCACAGGGCTAAATCCTAACTTGACATGTGTATATGGAATATTCATGCAAATCAACCATTGacataaatgtatgtttttaatTGTTTATTATGCATTGTGCCAGGTGCTAACTCCCCTTTACCCTTCTGTTCACAGACGGCTGTGTAGAAAACGACACCCTCTCCCTGCTGGTCCGGCCTCTGGACGACCAGGGGGACACGGCCAGCATCCGTAGCCAGGGAAGTGTCCACTCTGTGGGCAGCGGGGAGCAGCAGTCCAGGGTTCTCCCCATGCCTCGCCTGGAGCCCTTCAGCCCGGGACAGGTGTTCAACCACAGCCAGGGATGCCAGGTCCTGGTGCTGCCCTCTACGGATGACCACGTTCTAGAGATCAACGCTACGTGATCCTGGTGGTTGGTCAACACCCATCACCATCACCTCTTGCCCCAGACCTCCTGTGGGGCACCGCTGTTCTGGAGCTCTAAGTTTGGTTGGGACCCAAAAgtagctgttctgagatcagactatggactctgactgtggGCTCTGCTAGCTGGACTAGCCCCCGAGCGGACACAGTCACATCAGTAGAGCCCTGATGAACTAGACACACCACAACCTGCTGATGTCTTGACATATGCTTTCCGTCTGCCcccgtcctcctcttcttcacacTGTGTTTTGACTCAGTGAATAGATCTATGTTTGACATACTAAGACATTAGCCAAGGCAATATTGTCCTCCCTCAAATGTCTGTATTAAACTCAAATGCAAcaaagccctgtgtgtgtgtgtgtgtgtgtgtgtgtgtgtgtgtgtgtg encodes the following:
- the LOC139538948 gene encoding trafficking protein particle complex subunit 10-like isoform X2, whose product is MMEPQEEKPIIYTMENKPIVTCAGDQALFTSLYTPLAQQLPREPMEWRRSYGRAPRMIHLEANFVQFKEELLPKEGNKALLTFPFLHIYWTDCCDIEVYKASVRDNMMRWQGNLRLHGSADWVIVVVETSDAKKKNKTNILPRSSLVDKIRNDFCNKQNDRCVVLSDPLKDSSRSQESWSAFLLKLRTLLLMSFTQNLGRFEEDMRTLREKCNQPGWSFCDYFMVQEELAFVFEMLQQCEDALVQYDELDALFTQYVLNFGAGDSAKWLGSFCSPVKRWTGLLLRRPIDMEKRDGIQSGQASLLELRSYLFCRQCTLLIFLQRPWEVTQRALELLHNCVQELCLLEVSMLEGALDCWVFLSCLEVLHRIEGCCDQAQLEANVSHTVGLWAYATDKLKSLGYMCGLVSEKGPLSLELNRTVDLLAGLGDEKAETVHSLQSPYKKLKEALSSVEAFERHYLELSHAAVEMYRAIGRMRSAGLVGKSLAEFYMRKGDPEQAESFLQNALRSYVSEGWSLLVTHTRKQMAECQKLQGKTENYLQTSALLAGDANLTNEERIHFCQEILTFANQSTDSKAQKVTLGMSSFAQLKQLQFRPATATVHSGTALQVELCLRSLMPVAVPLEQLAASVHLNLEQGETNGKTRGPERRLYPGTVVFPLGNSSAMPPSAAGPSPELEEIQDRSPSDPRSLNSTGMVCKNTHLVMRRHDSSPSPDTPNLVSPVPVVMDDGANMLMSGDVTLLLGNNSIVFSVPSQELGTYTLRQLCATVGQVQFILPHISPLVHYEVYSQEPQLTVEPLTDQLLAGLPQRAKVRLQTGHYTVKKGDALQLTNIDSMPILTSSSCPATTLNSTAERVDESVLFIQSSDKVTCISLPPTPPYHTLEFQLEVLCVIPSDPVRPENQRLTNGEIRHRPRSYNLPDNHMTAINQRMSIDCPWSIYSTPISLTFYIPFKAKHSLLSAGNRKYIQVCLQNVSDVTFHLMDQRLTEKHHESSLELQSLNTKAQQLVCSKQSVYYVWDVRWKENMPLCLQCVFSASFSSASEEVSAFKPYHYAFQLERVTVLLISRFAWVEFWLAWRHHQAVHCTV
- the LOC139538948 gene encoding trafficking protein particle complex subunit 10-like isoform X1, producing the protein MMEPQEEKPIIYTMENKPIVTCAGDQALFTSLYTPLAQQLPREPMEWRRSYGRAPRMIHLEANFVQFKEELLPKEGNKALLTFPFLHIYWTDCCDIEVYKASVRDNMMRWQGNLRLHGSADWVIVVVETSDAKKKNKTNILPRSSLVDKIRNDFCNKQNDRCVVLSDPLKDSSRSQESWSAFLLKLRTLLLMSFTQNLGRFEEDMRTLREKCNQPGWSFCDYFMVQEELAFVFEMLQQCEDALVQYDELDALFTQYVLNFGAGDSAKWLGSFCSPVKRWTGLLLRRPIDMEKRDGIQSGQASLLELRSYLFCRQCTLLIFLQRPWEVTQRALELLHNCVQELCLLEVSMLEGALDCWVFLSCLEVLHRIEGCCDQAQLEANVSHTVGLWAYATDKLKSLGYMCGLVSEKGPLSLELNRTVDLLAGLGDEKAETVHSLQSPYKKLKEALSSVEAFERHYLELSHAAVEMYRAIGRMRSAGLVGKSLAEFYMRKGDPEQAESFLQNALRSYVSEGWSLLVTHTRKQMAECQKLQGKTENYLQTSALLAGDANLTNEERIHFCQEILTFANQSTDSKAQKVTLGMSSFAQLKQLQFRPATATVHSGTALQVELCLRSLMPVAVPLEQLAASVHLNLEQGETNGKTRGPERRLYPGTVVFPLGNSSAMPPSAAGPSPELEEIQDRSPSDPRSLNSTGMVCKNTHLVMRRHDSSPSPDTPNLVSPVPVVMDDGANMLMSGDVTLLLGNNSIVFSVPSQELGTYTLRQLCATVGQVQFILPHISPLVHYEVYSQEPQLTVEPLTDQLLAGLPQRAKVRLQTGHYTVKKGDALQLTNIDSMPILTSSSCPATTLNSTAERVDESVLFIQSSDKVTCISLPPTPPYHTLEFQLEVLCVIPSDPVRPENQRLTNGEIRHRPRSYNLPDNHMTAINQRMSIDCPWSIYSTPISLTFYIPFKAKHSLLSAGNRKYIQVCLQNVSDVTFHLMDQRLTEKHHESSLELQSLNTKAQQLVCSKQSVYYVWDVRWKENMPLCLQCVFSASFSSASEEVSAFKPYHYAFQLERVTTLYCVRAEIMPAAGQQNCHSGSLCGLEMSITRLAEPEDDEDDRGTEEKRQTETKEVCSTKLMYKVADSSSSWVVYGRSSGLVSMPTDANANHRVQVELMPLFAGHLPFPDIEVFKYLPPSANSASQPDTDGCVENDTLSLLVRPLDDQGDTASIRSQGSVHSVGSGEQQSRVLPMPRLEPFSPGQVFNHSQGCQVLVLPSTDDHVLEINAT